From Thunnus maccoyii chromosome 21, fThuMac1.1, whole genome shotgun sequence, the proteins below share one genomic window:
- the plag1 gene encoding zinc finger protein PLAG1: protein MATGTQGHRDHVLEKAKLAPPTGRRRRAEGKQKKNFPCQECQKAFNSLEKLKVHSYSHTGERPYRCSHPDCTKAFVSKYKLLRHMATHSPEKNHKCSYCEKMFHRKDHLKNHLHTHDPYKEAFTCQECGKSYNTKLGFKRHLALHAANSGDLTCQVCLQPFPSTGVLLEHLKTHAGKSSGGTKEKKHRCEHCERRFYTRKDVRRHMVVHTGRKDFLCQYCAQRFGRKDHLTRHVKKSHARELLRVKTEPADLLEPVVYDLASGGIKGELPGMLTPRPHQLNMYTGPVLDTEPFPNPAHPFSLKYPLGSNFTSYTVSSQEREQNLKGELETYLMELQSSMPSSSSAAQEPQLSTSKLELESHVGVLEEANEEVSLSKISTSVAAASAAGDSLASSSSLMDFSQLFNFLPLNGPPYNQAGGSGGQGVAYPPNEESTPLVQLPPQPPEGPEVAESPLQGLPSSFISNLSTPTTLPRFHQAFQ, encoded by the exons ATGGCCACGGGAACCCAGGGCCACCGCGACCACGTCCTGGAGAAAGCCAAGCTCGCACCACCCACAGGGAGGCGCAGGAGAGCAGAGGGGAAGCAGAAGAAGAATTTCCCCTGCCAGGAGTGCCAGAAAGCTTTCAACAGTCTGGAGAAGTTGAAGGTGCACTCATACTCTCACACAGGAGAAAGACCCTACCGCTGCTCCCACCCCGACTGCACCAAGGCTTTCGTCTCCAAATACAAGCTGCTACG GCATATGGCAACTCACTCGCCAGAAAAAAACCACAAGTGTTCATACTGTGAGAAAATGTTCCACCGCAAGGATCACTTAAAGAATCACCTACACACTCACGACCCATACAAGGAGGCATTCACCTGTCAGGAGTGTGGCAAGAGCTATAACACCAAGCTGGGCTTCAAGCGCCACCTCGCCCTCCATGCCGCCAACAGTGGAGACCTCACCTGCCAAGTGTGCCTGCAGCCGTTCCCCAGCACCGGAGTGCTTCTGGAACACCTCAAAACACACGCTGGGAAGTCCTCTGGCGGGACCAAAGAGAAAAAGCATCGCTGTGAGCATTGTGAGCGGCGATTTTACACCCGTAAAGATGTGCGGCGCCACATGGTGGTGCACACGGGACGCAAGGACTTCCTTTGTCAGTACTGTGCCCAGCGGTTTGGTAGGAAGGACCACCTGACACGTCACGTGAAGAAGAGCCACGCCCGGGAGCTGCTGAGGGTAAAAACTGAGCCAGCTGATTTGCTGGAGCCCGTTGTCTATGACTTGGCGTCTGGGGGCATCAAGGGTGAGCTCCCGGGCATGCTGACACCGAGGCCACACCAGCTCAACATGTACACAGGCCCCGTCCTGGACACAGAGCCCTTCCCTAACCCTGCACACCCCTTCTCTTTAAAGTACCCGCTGGGCTCCAACTTTACCTCATACACCGTCTCCTCACAGGAACGGGAGCAGAATCTAAAGGGAGAACTGGAGACCTACCTGATGGAGCTGCAGAGCAGCATgccctcctcatcctctgcaGCCCAAGAACCCCAACTCTCCACCTCCAAACTTGAGTTGGAGTCTCATGTGGGCGTGCTGGAAGAAGCGAACGAGGAAGTGTCCTTGTCCAAAATTTCCACATCAGTGGCAGCAGCCTCTGCGGCAGGCGACTCGCTGgcctcatcttcctctctgatGGACTTCTCACAGCTTTTCAACTTCCTGCCGCTGAACGGGCCGCCGTACAACCAGGCAGGGGGGAGTGGGGGTCAGGGTGTCGCCTACCCACCCAATGAAGAGTCCACACCTCTTGTCCAGCTGCCCCCCCAGCCCCCCGAAGGCCCAGAGGTTGCAGAGAGTCCACTTCAAGGGCTCCCCTCCTCCTTCATATCCAACCTGAGCACACCCACCACACTGCCCCGCTTCCATCAGGCTTTTCAGTGA